ATACAAAAATCAAGAATAGGAGCCACCTCTGACCTTAGACCGGTCCAAGGAAGCTTTCCAACATATTTGGGGAGGCCGTGGAGGGAATACTCGAGAACGGTTGTGATGCAATCGGCGATAAGTGATGTTATAAACCCCGCGGGTTGGTTTCCTTGGAATGGTAATTTTGCACTTGATACATTGTTTTATGGAGAGTATCAAAACACGGGGGCTGGTGCAAGTACCGCGAATAGAGTGACGTGGAGAGGGTATAGGGTGATTACGAGTGCTACGGAAGCTCAAGGTTTTACACCCGGAAGCTTTATTGGTGGAGGTAATTGGTTACGAGCCACGGGCTTCCCTTTCTCTCTTGGGTTGTGATGTGTTTGTATTGTAAGTTGAATAAGTCACTTGAATATCAAGTTATGGAAATTGAATATCAAGTTATGGAGCGTGGTGTACGTACGTGTTAAGTTTTGTACCggttttcaaatatatatgttagcCCTCGAGTTTTGTGTTGCTAATTGTCTTATCGCATGAAAATTTAGAAACATTATTCATGGATACTACCAAGTATTATTGGAGGTAATTAATTACTCCGTACTTAATTAGTAGTTGTCGACTTTATTTAGTAATTGATGGGGTTTTAGTTTTACTTGTTAAACCACACATGAATTAGGGGAGTTCAACTAATGGTGTACGTTTTAGgatataattataaaacttttcttgATTTAGGAAGTGTGTATTGGCGCGCTATtgtgtttttgattttgattttaagcAGAAACCTAGCTAAGAGCACAAATggaagaaattaaaatataaaatgccTTTCATTAATGATAGAAAGCGAAGGAAAAGGAATGAAttatagaaaaaacaaaaacatttataGTATTTTGTCCAAATTTATTGGCGTTTTCTAATTATGATAGAAAGGGAGATCATaagaaggaaaaaagaaaaaaagaaaacgaaattGTAAAACATTTTTGCAACTCATTTCCCCATTTTAAGTGGAAATAAATAATAGTTcgttcttttttcattttcgaATTATAAGAATTTTATGTACGTTTAGAAAATCATGAAATACTAGATTCCATTATGATATACAATGGACGTACGTGCATGTTGACATCTTGTCTTTAACGTTGGAGATACTAAGAGcgcgtttagttcaagaaaatgtttttaagttttccatttttagttttttagaatatgaaaaggttttttatttctaaaaaacccttgaaaattttaaaaatacgttcaaaataaaagatggagatatcatttttccattttagaaaactaaaaaacatgttcaaattcacttgttttctaattttaggtttataaaaggtttgaaaaatagaaaagtgaaaacaaaaactaaaaaaaacagttttctaattttagtgcaaaagttggaaaggggaattttcattttacaggaaaacttttctagaaaaatacaatttgaacgtgtttcttgttttccatgttttcttgaaaaatgaaaatggaaaatagaagagttttcttgaactaaacgcacctTAATATACTTGTAAAATGGGACAAACATTTGTAACCGGAAAGGAATAACCAATccatgaaagaacatgaaaccaTTCTGTTAAAGGTAAAGGTTTATATTCGATACCGAGCATATTGTCATTTCACAATATTGTGAGTTtaacaaataaagttataatataaataacagAACTATAGAAACAATATATCCGATGAACAGAGTTCGGAAAAAGTAAATTAGCAGAGTAGAGACATAGGTTTGACACGGTTTCTTTAAAGCGTAATTAATTCTTGCCAATTCCAATGGAGCAGCATCTAGCTTGTCACACTTGATCGCCAAAATCACTTACATctaaaaatatcaaaacttgGAGCTTGTGTGCAAACAATGATGAGATCAGTTTTAGTGGTATgtaatacaacaacaacaacatgatCCAAGCAAGGTCTACAGGTGAGAAATAGACAGTCTTGCATGTATTCAGAGGTAGAGATCGATACTTATTGGTATGTAATAGGAGTATATATCCCAAAACATGTTAAAGTACTACCTTGAATCGCCTTTATTATCCTTTCAATAAATGGAAGGAGAGGAAAATTTGTAAATTCTACACGTTCTAAACATTGCAAAATTTGTGAACGCAAAAcaataactattatataacacgtACTATATACTTTTCAATAATTCCAAACTACAGTAGGACATATACAGAAGAACAAGCATTGATGCAAAACACACTTTATATATGTACAAGGCTCCTATTACCAACCATTAGTACCCCCCACATATCCGTTAGTCTTCAAACGCTAGCTCAAGATCACCAAACACCTATTTGTCACAATGTGGGATTCCGGTAAGAAGCGAAAGATTTTCTTAACAATTTTTGCTTCCATCCTACTAGTCACGGCTGTCATTGGCATCGTCGGAGTTACCTCAAAATCCCATACCGACAACATCATAGCATCCAAAGCTCACGCTATCGTGAAATCATCGTGTAGCGTTACCCTTCACCCCGAACTATGCTACTCCACGCTATCTAGCGTCCCGGAAATGACAAAcaaggtaaaaaataaaaaagacgtCATTGTGATAGCAATCAATGTAACCAAGGAGATAATCAAAAGAAACTACTTCACATTAAAGAAGATTTCCTTGAAACCTGGTCTCACGGAACGTGACAAAATCGCTATCCATGATTGTCTAGAATTGGTTGCAGACACACTCGAAGAACTCAAAAAGGTGATGCATATCTATTAATTAGTAgtactactcgtatatatttaactttcaaacgcaaatatatattactcgcacacgcctatatatatatgttgtttaatTTGCTGTCAactatcattttaatttttgtatcaaTATATTTGAAGGCTTCCTCTAGCGGTATAAAAAAGCCAGAAAATGGTTGTACCCCTAGATTAAATCTAAAAATGTGAGGAAATTAAATACGAGTACTAAATATAATATCCataaatttaaatgtttaattaaatttaccattaattatatatgatcaGGTCGTAGGCTACCTAAAGACATATCCTAGGAAGAAAGGGATGCACAAACATGTGGACGACATTCTGACTCTTGTGAGCACGTCTTTAACAAACAGAGAAACATGCATAGACGGTTTCTCACACAATAAACATGGCAAGAAAGTGCGTGAATCACTAATCTCAGGAGAGATCCATGCCGAAAAGCTATGTAGCAACTCACTAGCCATGATCAAGAACTTGACCGACTCAGATTTGGCCAAATACGATGAATTACAACTCAAGGTAAATAAAGGAAGAAAGTTAATTGATCAGGTGGACAGTAATAACGTTAAGTGGCCAACATGGCTGTCCGCAGGAGACAGGAGGCTGTTGCAGTCAGGGAGTGTGACACCTAATGTCCGTGTGGCAGCGGATGGTAGTGGGGACTATACCACAATTTCTGCTGCTGTTGCGGCTGCTCCTAGTGGAAGCTCATCGAGGTTTGTGATTGGTATCGCGGCCGGAGTGTATAGAGAAAATGTGGAGATTCCAAGTAGTAAAACAAATTTGATGTTTCTCGGTTCCGGGCAATCTTCCACTATCATCACGGCTAGCAGAAGCGTTGCCGGTGGCAGCACCACCTTCAACTCCGCTACCGTCGGTTAGTACTACCTAAATAAATCAATTTGCTGTTCatcaagaacaaaaaataaaaataaaactagctATCATAAATATGTTCTTTCTTAGTGGTGCATATATGTTTAgccaattatatataaagttgcgTACGTACATAATAGCCCAATTGTTAATCGGGCCAATAGATTTCAATTCAGTTTTCCTAAAATTATTGGGTCTATGTACTCTCCTTTTATTAGGTAGATTTCATTAATGTGTGTTATTCTAGAGATACTGTAACATGGCTTTGGTGAAACATCGTTTTAACTATGATCGGGTCCATTATCATTTTAGGCCTGGAAATTTTTGATGTGTTAGTTGGGCTGAATCTTAAACGAGAAAAATGATATATCGATACGCATTTATAGggtaaggttcatgtgagaaccattcatatataaacatgggtaatattaagtataacttCATATACCATTaatatatgaacatcaagttataattaaagGTTTTCATGATTCTTCCTATTCAAATGAATCTCAAATGAACTTTTTCAtgcatctatatatattgttgatatgtatatgtattaattggttttcaaaattttgtatatGCAGCTGCTGTTGGTGATGGATTTCTAGCACGTGACATAACGTTTCAAAACACAGCTGGGCCATCAGGGGAACAAGCGGTGGCACTACGGGTCGGGTCAGATGAATCAGCATTTTATCGATGTGGGATGATAGCATACCAAGACACGCTTTATGTCCACTCCAATCGTCAGTTCTATGTTGGCTGTTACATAGCTGGTACGGTGGACTTCATTTTTGGAAACGCGGCTAGtgtttttcaagattgtgacattcaTGCTCGTAAACCTGGACCAAAACAAAAGAATATGGTCACGGCTCAAGGAAGAAGTGACCCGAACCAAAATACAGGGATTGTGATTCAAAAGTGTAGAATTGGGGCCACAAGCGACCTTATACCGGTGCAAGCAACCTTTCCAACATATTTGGGAAGGCCGTGGAAGAATTACTCAAGAACGGTTGTGATGCAATCGACAATAAGTGATGTCATTAACCCGGCCGGATGGTTTCCTTGGGACGGGGATTTTGCACTTAATACGTTATACTATGGGGAGTACAAGAACACCGGGGCTGGGGCTGACACGTCGAATAGAGTGACGTGGAAAGGATACAAGGTGATTACCAGTGCAACGGAAGCTCAAGGTTTTACTGCTGGAAACTTTATCAGTGGTGGTAATTGGTTAGGCAACACTGGCTTCCCTTTCTCTCTTGGATTGTAATGTTAATTTAATATGTCTATATTGTATGTATGTTATCAATCATGTGTTATTGTGTTTGAAATAAGTTGTTTGAATTTGAATACTAgtaataatcaaataacaacaaaaaacaaataatttgatACCGCATATGCCTTGAAGAAAAACACTTAAACACATATCTATAAACCATTAGATTTGTTATTTTGTTAGCCCCTTTATTCTTGTAGTACATTATACATATGGTCTTTGTGGATTTGCTTTCAGGAATGGTCTTTGTGGTTTTGCCAAAAGATCACTGGTGAATGGTGATCCTTTAACTTTTGAAATGTCGCCGGGTATATTAAAATACTTTGTTCAAAAGTAGGGGTGTTTACGGACCGGTTTGGTCCGattttgactaaatctcaaaccaaaccggTATTCCCGATTTTAATATACATTAAACCAAGTCAGACCAACTATGTTGTCAAACCGAACCAAATCAGACCATGTGAGCCGGTCCAGTTTGGTCGGTTTGACGGTTTTAAAATCTTATTTCCCTTTTTTCAATTTCCATATAATCTTTGTGTATATTTATGACAAAGAGTCAtaacaaacacttaaaattagaatatttatgaaactataaaaacataatatatgtttgagtcaacaatcaaaaaacattcgatcatataatattttcatatagATTCTACATCATTTAATATAAATGAGAAAGTTTAATTTCCTTAAAAACATACAAGGTCgaaacaaaatatttacataatgTATATTATATCCATTGTAGTACCAACACATTATCGTAAaaatacatgtatatgtatatgattccttttatcaaaagttcattaGTCCGGTCctgttttttctttgttgaaactgtaaccgaaccgatgaacccggtttttcaaaacttgaatTGTCAGACCAGACTTTAGTAACTTaatccgaccaaaccaatccataCATCCTGGATTAATCTGGTTTTACGGTTTGACGATTTGATGAAAACCCCTATTCAAAAGCAccacattttattatttaagtttttttccccattatattaataatgtttttcttttgcaaACCTAACCACAATCCTTCCATCATAATGGGGCGAATGGTCTAAAAGGCATCATTATGTATAATCCTAACATGAAAGTTGTGATGTTTAATTTGAGGAATACCTTTCTCATTAAGTTTCTAAAGTCTTCACTTTAATCATTGCATgccaataaaaagaaaaaaatcacaCAAAAAGCGACGGACGTCGACGAAATTTAATCGAACACTACCAACAAATTTAACATGATAATCTTTTGCCACTATGAAACTCGATCtaataaaaatcttataaaaggTACTGTACTAGATTGATCGTTACTCATTAGACCACTCGTATCTCATGCATTATAAAAggcttatatttatttttcagtgaataaatattttttttcctttttaattctGGTCTTTTTTacgttgactttttttttctttcgcaacagtattatataacatttttaacatGATACAATGTTTAGGTTGAGGAGAATTCAACCAAGCAAACGAATTACTTGTATTACAATACATGAAAAGAGAGGATTTCTAATTCACTCATTCCATAAAACtctatgttttttgtttttattagaaTACCAAAATATAATAAGTTATGTTGTAcaatactttaatttatatacatatatattagaccaactaaaatatattaaaagttcaattcatttatttattttaaaaatgcaatatctatataaaaagaaaaaagagaatgTGCACTTTGAGCTACTCTCCGGCCGGCTTGTGATAGGCACAAAAGGACCGTGATTGTGTTTAATGGTCGAGTACGTATATGTGTTATAGACTATATATGTCTTGAAAACGTAAGGCATGAAAACCGCATGTGACATACGTTCTCTCGTGTTGGTAGGTCTTGTTACTTTGGCTGTTATTTGGAGATAAGCCTTGTGTAGTTTAAGTCATGAGACGAGGTCTCCGTCTATTAATTAGTTATGTAGCGATGGTCGATTTATCAACTTATCATCAATTTAATTCTTATTTTCTCATTCCCAAGCACTACCCTTGGCCTCAAGtataatcaaatatttataattcaatattaaaactttagttattaaataacatttaaaaagaaatatactCTCTCAACTTAAATCTTAATTTTGgcaaacaatatattaatcTGTAATACGATTAGTTTCATATTCCCACATCAAGTTATTAGTTCAAAAGGAAAtcttatttttcttgaaaaccCTATATATCATGTAATATTCAAACATAAAATCTTATGGTAATTAATTGAGTTTTATCGATCCCCTTTCATCAAATTACCAAATGAGATGCTTAAATCATACCGGCATCATAtatttttcgaacattcagtcgttATGCGATATCAGGGAAATCTCACCATATAAAGGCGAAGCCTTGCACATACCCTATATAacaagatgttgaccatgagctgttacaagtattcagaggaaaaaaactccaagacttgtcatctctaataattaaacttaagaccttgggtaaaaaaCACCATGTTATTAGTTCAAAAAGAAATCttatttttcttgtaatattCGAACATAAAAATCTATGGTAATTAATTGAGTTTTATCAATCCCCTTCCATCAAAGTACCATATGAGATGCTTAGATCATATCGGCACCATATTATATTACAGTATTACATATAAATACGAACATGGTATTGCAAAATGAATAGGTGACTAAAAGAAGAGTACTTCCCATTATAGCTGGTGAAATTATCGAGTTCGTGAcatgaaaaaaacattttaaaaaatttacaaataaagtCTCTATTAAAGCATTTTTTAATCTTGCAGAGATGGCACATGCAGTTCTATCCTAATATTTTTATGCGGTTTAGGTTGAGAGTTTCTTCGTGTAGTATTGGAGGTgaccttaaaataaaaagaaaagtcgAATGAAGGAGAATTTGATGCTTGTGATAAATCCGTAAGTTTCGGTATACCCAGTCGCCTTCTTGATTATTGCTAAAAAATAAAGATCACGCTAGACCCCACTTCCTCacacatatatactaaaaattaaaaaaatactcacCCCAATAAAATTTCATGATCTGGCAGGCATAACTCATAAGCTTATTTTACTTGATTATagtattaactaattaattagacTTTTACTGTATGACTTATTCCCTCTTCCCTTTATAGTTTATAGCCCATAAGTTTTTCTGACATCGACATcgacataatataataaacatgttaaattGGTATTTGGTAAATACGTTGATTGAATTGGACGAAACTTATAAAGCCACTCAATGTACGTAAACGTCTTAATCAATCTAATGCTGTGATGGTAGTTTCTTAATGTAACTCGACTTTATCAATATAATGGTTGTTTTTTAAGTCTTAACATAATTATTAGTTGTAATATAAAGATTTCTACATATCAATACTaccttttatgattttttatttttttattttttttgtaaagttagttttgatttagacggagacaattttaaccaacgaTTTGCTAGACCTCTAACCCTTTTTCCATGAAAAAATATCTTGAGATGAGAATCTCAAGACTTAAACCCGAGACTTCGGAAAAAACTCACTTCCGGAGCTCATATAGTAGATTCAGAATATAACCCTGGTCAGCCCACCTAAATGGAGTTGGTTACCTTTTTGTGACTTATTATGAGACGGTATGTGGTATTGACACTAATGTATGTGGTTTATTAATCTTGGCGTTAAAAGATTAATGTACGTAGCTTATTACCACCTCTAAAAATAATGTCAACCGTGATGTATAATACTTTTATGTGTGTTAACATAACACTACCTGCTTTAAACTAACATATTTCTTATCAATTCGATCATAGGTTAAAAGTTCATATTCGAAACACATTAATTGTCTAACTTAAACAGAGAATTTAAGAGACTAATTCTAACATATACGAAAATTGCCGGCCTAGAACTACATTCACAGGTAGggtctttatattatataaaaattggtACAGCAGTATATAATTACATCTTATTATTATACTAATTAgagaattaaaaagaaaaggcaaACAAAAGAAAGAGGACAGGAAAGGATATTGgagacacatatatatacacatgatgACATGAATTATATGATTGACCTTAATCAACGGCAAATGCCTCAAGCTAGGTTCAAATGTTTGGTTgactttttcttaataaatatgGAAATTGACAAATACCCACATTAATAAACCTTTTGTCCACTGGAAAACATGTATAAACAGCTAGACCTTTCACTGGGTTCGTTTGGTTTCATTTTCAGACTTCAATTCCCACCATATGCCTCTCTGTCTCACTCCTAATTTTATCCTAAATTAACAATTACACCACTAAATGATAATCCAATACTTTTGCAtctaaatgttttttattttacaataacaAACAATACCAGTCCGGCAATAACTTAGTCTGTTAAATTACTTAGTGTTGTTAAATAACAAGTTCACAACcgtgtatatataatacaaaatacCAACGTAAAGTTTTTCCATTACCAACTTAAAGTTCACCAATTAAAGATGACACATGACTAGGAGATAAATCAATAATGTTAAAAAGATatcttcttttcctttttgccctaaagttaaaaggtagTGTGTAGAAATTGTAATACGCCTGTTTTTGTTAAATAGTTTCTGTTAGCACAAGGTAATGGTTAATTGTCAAAAAATTATTTACACATAACAcaattaagggggtgtttggtagagTAGAATGGAAGAgggagaaagagaatgaaaatcaCTTCTCTagtttggttgccctagagaATGGAAAGGGAAAGAGAGAGGTGGGAATGGTTTCtattctctccattctctataAATTGGAGAGAATGGTAAGAATGAAaatggttttatttattttttttattgttgatggagtttatatcttatttatatatatttcttaaagtataaaattagtaagttttttaaatttttttgacatttttttaattaattttgtttattttttttgtatttctcTTATGTTCATTTTCTGTTACTACGAATATATTCTTTTTTCATATACTCATTTTCTTTCCCATTATCTTTTTCTATTATATTTCTCTTCTATATGATTTCATCGTATCAAACACCCCTTATAGAttgattaaaatattacattacaaACAAACAATATAGAAAAAGTATCACATACATACGCGTCTAAACTTAATAGCATCCAAGAAGCAACCAAGCACTTTTTCAGGATCAAAAATCACACCCGGCCACTTTCATTTTGTATATAATAACAAACCATTTATGACACACACAtagaaaagcaaaaaaaaaaacatagacaACCAAACCAAACATTATAccacatatatacacactttCACATTCTCTGTTTATTAACTCCCTTTTCCTGATAGATCAAAAAAACAAATGGATACAATCAAATCCTTTAAAGGTTATGGCAAAGTTGATCCAGCAGAAGAACAAGCATTTCGTCGCAAAACACGCAAACGTCTAACGATTTTAATCGTTTCCGTAGTACTATTAGTGACTGTAATTATAGGCGCAGTTGCTGGAACACTCATACACAAACGCAATAATAGCGACAAAGACCAAAATGTCCCTAATTCGTCGCAAATGTCGTCAGCCCAATCTATCAAAGCTGTATGTAGTCAAACTCAATATCCTGACTCGTGCTACACAAGTATATCCGAACTTAACAAGTCTAATACAACGGATCCTGAAGAGTTGTTAAAGCTTTCGTTACAAGCTGTTTTTAAGTCGCTAACGAATCTATCGACGTTACCCGATAGTTTTATGGATATAGCGACTGATAAAACGGTGAAAAGAGCGTTGGACGTGTGTCGCGATATGTTAGATGATGCTATTGATTATGTTCGTGACTCCATGTCTTCAATGGACGTTAAGTCTGGTGAGAAAATGCTTAGCGTGACCAAAATAGAAGATATGAAAACTTGGTTAAGTAGTGTGATCACTAATCAAGACACGTGTTTGGATAGTTTGGGTGAAATGAATGCAACTTTTTTGGGAGATTTTGAATCACAAATGAAGAATTTGACCGAGTATTCTAGTAATAGTTTGGCTATTGTTTCCACGATTTCCGGGATTTTGGGAAGACTGAATCTTCCTATTCATAGGAAATTGTTGACGGCTGCTGAGTTTCCTGATTGGGTTCACCCTAGCGTAAGGCGGTTGCTTCAAGTCAACCGCCCGAAGCCAAATGTGACTGTGGCTATTGATGGATCTGGAGATGTGAAAACAATTAAAGAAGCCATGGCTAGAGTACCGAAAAAGAGTAAGACCATGTTTGTGATTTATATCAAGACAGGGAAATATTTGGAAAATGTTGTTTTGGATAAATCGTTACACAATGTTATGATCTATGGTGATGGCAAGGATAAGTCGATTGTTTCCGCTAGCCTAAACTTTGTCGATGGTACCCCTACGTTCTCGACCGCCACTTTCGGTATGTTcccttttctaattttttttttttttttgacataattAAACTGTTTATCTGcatattttataaatgaattGTTCCAAATAAATAGTTCAAGTATCAGTAGGACAGTAGCAAATAACCTTATAGTTGAATGAGTAGGCCTGTTTTGACTTGTTACACATGAACACAATATCATATTCAACTAGTAAAATATCCATCTAATCCACAAGACGTTACAAATAGTATTTGTTTTTGAACATTAAATTGTGCTGTGATGTTGTGAATCTATCATTTGTGAGATTTTTGGCACAAGACCAGACCCCACTCACGTGGTTTGTTGTACCACATGTCATCTGTGTCTGACTGACAATATCACTAACATGAGCcatgtgcaaattatatgtgTTCGAATGTGATTAAATCACTCAATAGTTTATTGCTATCAAATCAACTTGTTTTGTGGGCACAAATTAACAAATCTTGATTTAATCAATTATTCACGGAAATCACTAGTGGTGTCACATTCATTTGTTACATTAAAGTTTTGCTTTTATATGTTTGCCGGTCTAAGAAAATGAAAGGgt
The sequence above is drawn from the Erigeron canadensis isolate Cc75 chromosome 4, C_canadensis_v1, whole genome shotgun sequence genome and encodes:
- the LOC122594987 gene encoding pectinesterase-like is translated as MWDSGKKRKIFLTIFASILLVTAVIGIVGVTSKSHTDNIIASKAHAIVKSSCSVTLHPELCYSTLSSVPEMTNKVKNKKDVIVIAINVTKEIIKRNYFTLKKISLKPGLTERDKIAIHDCLELVADTLEELKKVVGYLKTYPRKKGMHKHVDDILTLVSTSLTNRETCIDGFSHNKHGKKVRESLISGEIHAEKLCSNSLAMIKNLTDSDLAKYDELQLKVNKGRKLIDQVDSNNVKWPTWLSAGDRRLLQSGSVTPNVRVAADGSGDYTTISAAVAAAPSGSSSRFVIGIAAGVYRENVEIPSSKTNLMFLGSGQSSTIITASRSVAGGSTTFNSATVAAVGDGFLARDITFQNTAGPSGEQAVALRVGSDESAFYRCGMIAYQDTLYVHSNRQFYVGCYIAGTVDFIFGNAASVFQDCDIHARKPGPKQKNMVTAQGRSDPNQNTGIVIQKCRIGATSDLIPVQATFPTYLGRPWKNYSRTVVMQSTISDVINPAGWFPWDGDFALNTLYYGEYKNTGAGADTSNRVTWKGYKVITSATEAQGFTAGNFISGGNWLGNTGFPFSLGL
- the LOC122595529 gene encoding pectinesterase 1-like → MDTIKSFKGYGKVDPAEEQAFRRKTRKRLTILIVSVVLLVTVIIGAVAGTLIHKRNNSDKDQNVPNSSQMSSAQSIKAVCSQTQYPDSCYTSISELNKSNTTDPEELLKLSLQAVFKSLTNLSTLPDSFMDIATDKTVKRALDVCRDMLDDAIDYVRDSMSSMDVKSGEKMLSVTKIEDMKTWLSSVITNQDTCLDSLGEMNATFLGDFESQMKNLTEYSSNSLAIVSTISGILGRLNLPIHRKLLTAAEFPDWVHPSVRRLLQVNRPKPNVTVAIDGSGDVKTIKEAMARVPKKSKTMFVIYIKTGKYLENVVLDKSLHNVMIYGDGKDKSIVSASLNFVDGTPTFSTATFAVAGKGFVAMDMRFENTAGAAKHQAVAFRSGSDFSVFYRCSFDAFQDTLYPHSNRQFYRDCDVTGTIDFIFGNAAVVFQNCKIMPRQPLSNQFVTITAQGKKDINQNTGISIQKCDIAAFDRLTAPTYLGRPWKEFSTTVIMQSTIGGFLNPLGWISWVQGVDPPKSIFYGEYRNIGVGAAVDKRVRWTGYRPSLTNADASKFTVGSFIEGPMWLPQKNVAFDSTL